The DNA window AAATATTTGCCGATTTAGAGTGTTGAAACTTGATAATTATGATTTGCGTTCAATTAAAATGAGCTCATTGGTTTTGTCCATTTTGTTGAATCTGGAAACAGTATATTTTTTAGGGTCAAAATGCTTCAAGTACTCCAAATTGCGTTGGCTGTCTTTTGGTTTTAAAAGCATTGTATTGAAAAGAATTCGTCCTTTGGGTTTCAATAAGAAGCAAATTCGGTTAACAAAAAAGAATTCAAACAAAAAATCTGGCATTCGAGTGTCTTCAAAAATATCAATGATTATGAAGTCAAATTTTGTAGCTGTTTTGAGTGCATAATTGGCCGCATCATCAATAATTATTTCCAAATTAGGAATCGCATCGAGCTTAAAATAGGAATTGGCAATATCAATTATGGATTTGTCAATTTCTACGCCGGTGATTTGACCTTTGAAATCAATTTCATCTACCAATGTTCTGATTACGGAGCCACCTGCCACGCCAAGCACAAGAATATTATTCATTGCTTTTATTTTTTCGAAACCAATGACTTTTAGGCCTTTTCGTAATATGCGCTGCAAATTACCATACGAATAGTTCGTGTTCAAGCTGTCTAAAACCAATTTTCCATTCGCCCAAGTTACTTCCAAGCTTTTGCTAATGGTCGATTTTTGTTCAAAAATGGTAATTGGAAAAATGTAACTGAGCAGTTTTTGAAGCATTTGAATTTATTTTTACCAAAAATACGGGAATAATGCTAATTT is part of the Flavobacterium nackdongense genome and encodes:
- a CDS encoding spermidine synthase, with amino-acid sequence MLQKLLSYIFPITIFEQKSTISKSLEVTWANGKLVLDSLNTNYSYGNLQRILRKGLKVIGFEKIKAMNNILVLGVAGGSVIRTLVDEIDFKGQITGVEIDKSIIDIANSYFKLDAIPNLEIIIDDAANYALKTATKFDFIIIDIFEDTRMPDFLFEFFFVNRICFLLKPKGRILFNTMLLKPKDSQRNLEYLKHFDPKKYTVSRFNKMDKTNELILIERKS